A DNA window from Helianthus annuus cultivar XRQ/B chromosome 15, HanXRQr2.0-SUNRISE, whole genome shotgun sequence contains the following coding sequences:
- the LOC110913528 gene encoding uncharacterized protein LOC110913528 produces MADELPLWFPPMSSDDSSDSSILFFQNLIEEAELQDTGTSNRRRYIERQREEGHETLMADYFVEDPKYNEDIFRHRFRMSKRLFLKIVADVEENDPWFVEAPDARGKKGFTPLQKVTSAIKQLATGNTPDENDEYLHMVERTSRECLEYFCDTVCKIYGPEFLRRPTSHDMTLLYQAHEEKHHLPEYRGQYMRGDHQYPTVMLEAVASQDLWFWHAFAGSPGSQNDINSIPYPHEIDQKKFKRQHEAARKDVERAFGVLKAKWGVLSRPMRARSVKKIRSVVYTCIILHNMILKDEGKAIAPVHIRDPPVEPALDDTVLGELMDEDTHWRLKHDLISSRKSRFTPPFGRFRRRLV; encoded by the exons ATGGCGGATGAACTCCCGTTATGGTTCCCCCCCATGAGTAGCGACGATTCATCCGATAGTAGCattcttttttttcaaaatctcatcgaaGAAGCCGAACTTCAAGACACGGGCACATCTAACCGAAGGAGATATATTGAACGTCAACGTGAGGAGGggcatgagacactcatggcgGATTATTTTGTCGAAGACCCGAAGTACAACGAAGATATCTTTCGGCATAGGTTCCGTATGTCGAAacgtttgtttctaaaaattgtGGCCGATGTGGAAGAGAACGACCCGTGGTTTGTAGAGGCCCCCGATGCGCGAGGTAAGAAGGGCTTTACGCCATTGCAAAAGGTGACATCGGCTATTAAACAGCTCGCAACTGGTAACACTCCAGACGAGAACGACGAGTACTTGCATATGGTCGAAAGAACTTCCCGCGAGTGCCTAGAATATTTTTGTGACACGGTTTGCAAAATATACGGTCCAGAGTTCTTACGTAGACCGACAAGCCACGACATGACACTTTTATACCAAGCTCATGAGGAAAAACATCACCTTCCAG AGTATCGAGGCCAATATATGCGAGGAgatcatcaatacccgacggttATGCTCGAAGCGGTTGCTTCTCAAGACTTATGGTTTTGGCATGCTTTTGCCGGTTCACCGGGTTCTCAAAACGATATCAAT tcgatCCCTTACCCTCACGAAATAGACCAAAAGAAATTCAAGAGGCAACATGAGGCGGCAAGAAAGGACGtcgaacgggcttttggtgttttgaagGCGAAATGGGGTGTATTGAGTCGACCGATGCGAGCAAGATCCGTTAAAAAAATTAGGAGTGTCGTGTACACGTgtattattttacacaacatgattttgaaagatgAAGGAAAGGCGATAGCACCGGTGCACATTCGGGATCCTCCGGTCGAGCCCGCTCTAGACGATACGGTGTTGGGCGAGTTGATGGATGAAGACACGCATTGGAGACTCAAACACGATCTCATATCATCTCGCAAGTCAAGATTTACCCCACCTTTTGGTCGATTCCGACGAAGACTAGTTTAA
- the LOC110911268 gene encoding serine hydroxymethyltransferase 3, chloroplastic, whose translation MHTCTGVIMGSLQQPVSIKESNFLPKGPGVSGLLRQLNIRSFKPCRSLKIEGSLATGRSSTPSVPVTIPEGGNGSNFVDQELSNADPEVSEIIYNEKQRQFRSLELIASENFTSRAVMEAVGSCLTNKYSEGLPGKRYYGGNEHIDELETLCQKRALAAFHLDENKWGVNVQPLSGSPANFEVYTAILKPHDRIMGLDLPHGGHLSHGFMTPKRRVSGTSIYFESMPYRLDEATGLVDYDMLEKTATLFRPKLIIAGASAYPRDFDYPRMRKIADSVGAFLMMDMAHISGLVAASVVGNPFEYCDIVTTTTHKSLRGPRGGMIFFKKDPVLGLELESAINNAVFPGLQGGPHNHTIGGLAVCLKHAQSPEFKAYQNQVVSNCRALAKRLLELGYTLVSGGSDNHLVLVDLRPLGLDGARVEKILDLASITLNKNSVPGDKSALVPGGIRIGSPAMTTRGFTEQEFIYIAEFIHEGVQLTREVKQAVSGSKLQDFMKFVASSDFNSFSDKVSDLRKRVEALTTQFPIPGL comes from the exons ATGCATACCTGTACTGGAGTTATCATGGGTTCACTTCAACAGCCTGTGTCGATTAAGGAATCTAATTTCCTTCCAAAAGGACCCGGTGTCAGTGGGCTTCTCCGTCAACTGAATATTAGATCATTTAAGCCGTGTAGATCTTTAAAAATCGAAGGTAGCTTGGCTACCGGAAGGTCATCCACCCCTTCTGTGCCTGTCACAATTCCCGAAGGAG GTAATGGAAGCAATTTCGTAGATCAAGAACTGAGTAATGCTGACCCTGAAGTTAGTGAAATAATATACAATGAGAAGCAACGGCAGTTTAGAAGTTTAGAGCTTATTGCATCGGAGAATTTCACGTCCCGAGCTGTTATGGAAGCAGTTGGTTCATGTCTTACTAACAAATATTCTGAAGGACTTCCTGGCAAAAG ATATTATGGTGGAAACGAGCACATCGATGAACTGGAAACACTTTGTCAAAAGAGGGCCTTAGCAGCGTTTCACTTGGATGAAAATAAGTGGGGTGTGAATGTACAACCGTTATCTGGTTCACCGGCTAATTTTGAGGTTTATACGGCTATTCTTAAACCCCATGACCGCATAATG GGACTTGACTTGCCTCATGGAGGACACTTGTCTCATGGATTCATGACACCTAAACGAAGGGTTTCGGGAACATCCATATATTTTGAATCGATGCCTTATCGTCTTGATGAAGCTACAG GCCTCGTTGATTATGACATGCTTGAGAAAACTGCTACTTTATTTCGACCGAAACTTATAATAGCCGGTGCAAGTGCTTATCCCCGTGATTTTGACTATCCTCGTATGAGAAAG ATTGCTGATTCTGTTGGTGCTTTTCTGATGATGGATATGGCTCATATTAGTGGACTTGTGGCTGCTTCCGTTGTTGGCAATCCTTTTGAATACTGCGATATTGTCACAACTACAACACACAAG TCTCTCAGAGGACCGAGAGGGGGAATGATATTCTTCAAAAAAGATCCTGTTTTGGGACTCGAGTTAGAATCCGCCATCAACAATGCGGTTTTCCCAGGTTTACAG GGTGGTCCACATAACCATACAATAGGAGGACTTGCGGTTTGCTTGAAGCATGCTCAGTCTCCTGAATTCAAAGCTTACCAGAACCAG GTTGTTTCTAATTGTCGAGCTCTTGCTAAACGATTGTTGGAGCTTGGATACACGTTGGTTTCGGGAGGGAGTGATAACCACTTGGTTCTTGTGGATCTCAGGCCATTG GGTCTTGACGGTGCTAGGGTTGAGAAAATCCTTGACCTGGCGTCAATAACGTTAAACAAAAATTCAGTACCAG GCGACAAAAGTGCACTTGTGCCAGGTGGCATACGTATCGGCTCACCGGCCATGACAACTCGTGGGTTCACTGAACAGGAGTTCATTTATATTGCCGAGTTTATTCACGAAGGGGTGCAGCTGACACGTGAGGTCAAACAAGCCGTCTCCGGGTCAAAGCTCCAAGATTTCATGAAGTTTGTAGCGTCTTCGGACTTCAACAGCTTCAGCGATAAAGTTTCAGATCTGAGAAAAAGAGTTGAGGCGTTGACAACCCAGTTTCCGATCCCCGGTTTGTGA
- the LOC110911267 gene encoding pentatricopeptide repeat-containing protein At5g42450, mitochondrial, with the protein MGSIYKSLLIIKSPIKSFIGFTESSISLLKHCTNHRLITQGQVIHTHLYKLGISSHRHIAVKLLIMYLDFKKSSEVDQLLKDYNTFDMIVHNCLISANVNWANVDEARKLFDEMPQRNEVSWTALISGYLKCGRVDESMELFRRNPFQNVISWTAAISGLLSNGMRLESLELFLEMLRDGVWPNNVTFVSVVRACTEMEELALGVSVVSLVVKLGFEEDVSVCNSLITFSLRLGEMDMASAIFKRMGKRDVISWTAILDMYVEMGDLREARKVFDEMPERNEVSWSAMISRYTQKGYSKDAIELFRQMIENRINPNSSCLSSAINALANLKLLQPGKTIHAHVTKIGLANDVFISSSLIDLYGSCGSPNDGRLVFDTVQNKNVVCWNTLISAYSSNGQHEEAKKLFDQIAVKSIGSWNSMVTGYLENEQYDKVFEVFNDMLLSGQTPDISTLSSVLCACANLTSLQKGKDIHGKTFKLGFQHNVFVGTSLVDMYAKSGDIENSKRVFNKMTEKNEVSWTAMIQGLAENGYAEESLELFQQMEKTTCIKPNELILLAILFACSHCGLVDKGLHYFNLMETVYKIKPNERHYTCVVDMLSRSGRVREAEDLIKSMPCEPEVNAWAALLSGCKTYGEDEIAERTAATIQELAEQKSGGYVLLSNVYASAGKWREVLKTRKLMKERGLKKSGGCSWIEVRNELHLFYAQDASGNELNEICGVLEQLKYHMLVLYEHN; encoded by the coding sequence ATGGGGAGTATTTACAAAAGTCTTTTGATCATCAAAAGCCCTATAAAAAGCTTCATTGGATTCACTGAATCAAGCATTTCACTTCTAAAACACTGCACTAATCATCGTTTAATAACACAAGGCCAAGTGATCCATACCCATTTATACAAACTGGGCATTTCTTCTCACAGACACATAGCAGTCAAATTACTAATCATGTATCTAGATTTTAAAAAATCATCAGAGGTTGATCAACTTCTTAAAGATTACAACACCTTTGACATGATTGTCCACAACTGTTTGATATCTGCAAATGTTAATTGGGCCAATGTAGATGAAGCACGCAAgttgttcgatgaaatgcctcaaCGAAATGAAGTGTCTTGGACCGCGTTAATTTCTGGGTATTTGAAGTGTGGGAGGGTGGATGAATCGATGGAGTTGTTTCGGCGAAACCCGTTTCAGAATGTGATATCTTGGACGGCTGCGATTAGCGGGTTGTTGTCGAATGGGATGCGTTTGGAGTCGTTAGAGTTGTTTTTGGAGATGTTGAGGGATGGGGTGTGGCCGAACAATGTTACGTTTGTTTCGGTTGTGAGAGCGTGTACTGAAATGGAGGAGTTGGCGTTGGGAGTGAGTGTTGTAAGTTTGGTTGTTAAGCTCGGTTTTGAAGAGGATGTTTCGGTTTGCAATTCGTTGATTACGTTTAGTTTGAGGTTGGGTGAAATGGATATGGCTAGCGCGATTTTCAAACGAATGGGTAAACGAGATGTGATTTCTTGGACCGCGATTCTCGACATGTACGTTGAGATGGGCGATTTGCGAGAAGCTCggaaggtgtttgatgaaatgcctgaaCGAAATGAAGTTTCTTGGAGTGCTATGATTTCAAGGTACACCCAAAAAGGTTACTCGAAAGATGCTATCGAACTTTTTCGCCAGATGATCGAAAACAGGATTAATCCGAACTCATCTTGTCTATCGAGTGCGATTAATGCATTAGCAAACCTTAAGTTGTTGCAGCCAGGTAAAACCATTCATGCCCATGTCACGAAAATAGGATTGGCAAATGATGTGTTCATTAGCAGCTCACTTATCGACTTATACGGTTCGTGTGGAAGCCCTAACGATGGGCGTCTAGTGTTTGACACGGTCCAGAACAAGAACGTAGTATGTTGGAACACGTTGATTAGCGCGTATAGCTCAAACGGGCAACACGAAGAAGCTAAGAAGTTATTTGATCAAATAGCCGTTAAAAGTATAGGCTCGTGGAACTCGATGGTAACAGGTTACTTAGAAAACGAGCAGTATGATAAGGTTTTCGAAGTTTTTAACGACATGCTACTTTCGGGGCAAACACCAGATATATCCACCTTATCCAGTGTTTTATGCGCGTGTGCAAACCTAACGTCGCTACAAAAGGGGAAAGATATCCACGGAAAGACATTCAAGCTCGGGTTTCAACACAATGTTTTTGTAGGCACTTCTCTCGTTGATATGTACGCAAAATCCGGCGACATCGAGAACTCTAAACGCGTTTTCAACAAAATGACTGAAAAAAACGAGGTTTCGTGGACCGCCATGATTCAAGGACTAGCCGAAAACGGTTACGCAGAAGAAAGCCTCGAATTATTTCAACAAATGGAGAAAACGACGTGTATAAAACCAAACGAGCTCATTCTTTTAGCAATCTTGTTTGCGTGTTCTCATTGCGGGCTTGTTGACAAGGGTCTTCACTACTTCAACTTAATGGAGACAGTTTACAAAATAAAACCGAACGAGAGACACTATACATGTGTGGTTGACATGTTATCGCGATCAGGGCGGGTGCGTGAAGCAGAGGATTTGATCAAGTCAATGCCGTGTGAGCCAGAAGTCAACGCGTGGGCTGCTCTTTTGAGCGGGTGTAAAACGTATGGTGAAGATGAGATAGCGGAAAGAACGGCCGCAACGATTCAGGAACTGGCGGAACAGAAATCGGGCGGGTATGTTTTGTTGTCGAACGTTTACGCATCGGCGGGAAAATGGCGGGAAGTTTTGAAAACTAGAAAATTGATGAAGGAAAGAGGGTTGAAGAAAAGTGGAGGGTGTAGTTGGATTGAAGTGAGGAATGAGTTGCATTTGTTTTATGCTCAAGATGCAAGTGGCAATGAGTTGAATGAGATATGTGGTGTTTTAGAACAATTGAAGTATCATATGTTGGTCCTTTATGAGCATAACTAG